A genomic window from Chitinophaga pollutisoli includes:
- a CDS encoding HNH endonuclease produces the protein MFQIFVDRDADNNPIARIRYSACDRYAECTKAFHEQYESIVLLPSRKEFRRKLRPVKDRMCRFCGKKSPEVTFKTAAHLIPSFLGNGFLFSDFECDDCNNFHSLFESNLTYYMGMSVPFHPNLSRARQRKVKNFENDLEVGTGIFEKIGPEVAIQIVSDGSGKNHFTIDESGKKLTVNFARKTYVPLLVYKAILKMALSAMPVDYVYKYRRAFAFLMGSYEPPTEGNMIFQVYAFVHPGPQYNYPIGIIWEKKNKDSRMNTHHFQLLFKNYSFQLALPYFDDDLWMYDGQENLLMVAPPCIDKAFAEKFGVPIFQTLNFSNKDPVKGDPQEVTFTFNEVLFKEGSIDHNDKGEGLSV, from the coding sequence ATGTTTCAAATTTTTGTTGATAGAGATGCTGACAATAACCCGATTGCGAGGATTAGATACTCAGCCTGTGACAGATATGCGGAATGTACGAAGGCTTTCCATGAACAGTATGAGAGTATTGTTTTATTGCCTTCCCGGAAGGAATTTCGTAGGAAATTGCGTCCTGTAAAAGATAGGATGTGTAGATTTTGTGGTAAGAAAAGTCCGGAGGTTACATTTAAAACTGCAGCTCATCTGATTCCATCTTTTTTGGGTAATGGTTTTTTGTTTTCCGATTTCGAGTGTGACGATTGCAATAATTTCCACTCGCTTTTTGAGAGTAATCTGACATATTATATGGGGATGTCTGTTCCTTTTCATCCAAATTTAAGTCGGGCTCGACAAAGGAAAGTAAAGAATTTTGAGAACGATTTGGAAGTAGGAACAGGGATATTTGAGAAGATTGGGCCGGAAGTTGCAATTCAAATTGTTTCTGATGGTAGTGGAAAGAATCATTTTACAATAGATGAATCGGGAAAGAAATTGACCGTAAATTTCGCTAGGAAAACATATGTTCCTCTCTTGGTTTATAAGGCTATCTTAAAGATGGCTTTATCTGCTATGCCAGTAGATTATGTGTATAAATATAGGAGGGCATTCGCGTTTCTAATGGGGAGTTACGAACCACCAACAGAAGGAAATATGATCTTTCAAGTATATGCATTTGTTCATCCTGGTCCGCAATATAACTACCCAATTGGTATAATTTGGGAGAAGAAGAATAAAGATTCCAGGATGAATACCCATCATTTTCAGCTGCTTTTCAAAAATTATAGCTTCCAATTAGCCCTTCCATATTTTGACGATGATTTATGGATGTATGATGGTCAGGAGAATCTACTTATGGTAGCGCCACCTTGTATTGATAAGGCGTTTGCGGAAAAGTTTGGGGTACCGATATTCCAAACTTTGAACTTCTCAAATAAGGATCCAGTGAAGGGTGATCCTCAAGAAGTAACTTTTACATTTAACGAAGTTTTATTCAAAGAGGGCTCAATTGATCATAATGACAAAGGGGAAGGACTGAGTGTTTAA